Genomic segment of Benincasa hispida cultivar B227 chromosome 1, ASM972705v1, whole genome shotgun sequence:
CACCATTTAGTAATGCCCATTATAacataaaacaaacaatttatcAAACTATGTCAAGAAAAAGGAATTATTCTAAGGATATCCATTGAGATCTAAATTATGAACCGAATTGATGTATCAAACAAAGGAACACGCTAATACAAGCTTCTCCTATTTATTTGTGATTagattttaagagaaaaaaacagaaacaaaaacaaattcacCCTACCGATCAATCTcatctaaagaacaaaaaattgtTAAGCAATCAAGAAATCTTTTTCACATACATATGCATAACACAATGTACACAGTATACGCCAATGCTGACAAAcagaatattaattaaataaaaaagtctAGGAAGCACGGGCACAAGCGTCTAACATGTTTCATACACTGACTCCATACACTTGTCACGCACTCGTTATACAATAAACATAAGCAGACTTGTTAGGGGCATATTAACACTTACAAGACATAATATGTAAACATTAAGGCAAAAGACATTTCTATCCCAAAAAATTGTCTGTTTGGTCTCACATTCAAAGGGAGCATTTTCAGTCTCCAAAGTTTGGGAATGGTAAGTGAATGTGGTAAAATCATGCGGCAGTTAAATGTCTGACTATATTAGCTGATTAGGCAATATTATATCAGCTCAATATTTCTGCAACTGGACATTTGATTCAACGGATTCCTCCCTCTATTTNCCCCCCATCTGCCCCTGCCCCTTGCTCTTCGCCCTCGGAGAAAATCCCgtcatttcaaatttgaaataaaccCCCAATTTGGCTTTTTGTCAATTAAATGCGCAAAGAAGGGGAAAGGGAGGAAGAAGGATGAAGGGAAAAGGGAGGAAGAAGGatgaagagaaaagagagaaagaagacaAAGGggaggaaagaataaaatatgaaaagcatttacaaaaaaaaaaaacaagaccAAGGAGGCAGCAGCCATGGATGCAAGGAGAGAGAACGAGTAAAAAAACAAATAGcaaatatttcttaaaattaaaaaacaatgatAATATTTTAAACAGAAATACCACCGGCTTTCCATTAATACTGATCGCAGAACCACAAACCACAAACCACTTTCCCAAAACTTCAAAGGTTAAAATGACGGGAAACTAACTCAAAGACCCAAAATGCTACCAAACCCAAACCACATGAACCAAAGTGTATTCATTTTTCCCTACGAAAAAagatacatatatttttaaaggttaaaggaGCACTTTAGGTCCCTAAATTGtcattaggaaaacaattttaatccatatactttagtttgtaaatgtttgttttatacttttaaatttgtaacaatttagtccctataatATCTTAAGTATGAAACAATTAAGTCcttgtatttaaaaattttgtaacaatttaatcacgAAAATCCCACCAAGGTCACTTTGTCTTCCCAGTTGATAATAATCAAGTTACTAATTTACCTACAtaagaaatctcattaaatcttaataatatCTTTAACCAtatggattaaattgttacgAATTTACAATATaggaattaaattgttatatactCAAGTTTGGGGACTAAATTAAGATGACATTGtataaattgaaacaaactaAAGTTTAGTGGCTAAATTGTTACTTAACAAAATGTTTTTAACctataaatgtaatttaatatatgtGCCTTTACCATGACCACATATTCTAGATCTTTTTAAAATGTCATTCCCCGTGTCTACAAAAAGAACTAGACCTGATATTCAATACTTTTCCAACCAGCAAAAAGTTAACTAATTCATAAAGATAAATATAGGGATCGCATAAACCAATTTCTTTATAAGATATGAAGAAAGGATAAGAACACCCACGATTCCTTTCAAATGGTTCATCCGAGGTTGTAGTTTCAATTATTGGACCTTCAGAGCCAATAGTTTCTGGAACCTGTCGACAGTCCAAAGAGAAAAAATCAACCACCTCTGACGTCCATTAAACAATACAAACAAAGCCAGAATGCAAATTGGTCAGAGACCAACCAGTTGATGTTAAACTACTAATCAATACAATACCTGCTCATGTACTTGAATTGGAGCTTTATCACACTCAGAGTCATTATCAGAACAAGAAGAACCTGAATCGCCTGATAATAAACGAGATTGTCGATAAAGTAGGTCAGATAACAAAAAGGTTGCACGTAAATCGAGGATATTCCACTCATTTACCAACACATGCAACATATGGATCTTTTAGCTGTAATACCTATTATTACAAAACTCTTTTAGAGGTGTTAATAGGTAAATTAGACAAGTATTTCTGAGATTCAATATAGCTATATTAGGTAAATATTACAGCTAAAAGATTTTATCTTGCAAAATGGCGATGACAACATGCCACAACGAAGGTACCAATAAAAGATAGAAAACGAAACCTGACTAACCCTTTGAATTTCTTGAGCTCGTGCATTTGCTGTTCCTATGGATAGCATCCATAGCACTTCTCTCTATTTCCATAGGAGCACAGCTTGAAACAGGAGCTTCATGTCCACCAACATTCAGATCCTCATCAACTGGCCCACTCCCTGTTATTGCAATGGGAAGAAATAAAGTAAGAAGGTATAGGAAAATCATGTCGCAAGTATTCATTATGAAATCAAAATAGGCTTAAGACCTTTAGATGGTTGCATTGATGAGTTGCTTACTCCAGAGTCATTCAACATCTGCAactgaaaataataaattactTAAAACAAAAGCAGtcaaataaacaaagattacGATTAAACACATATGTCGAATTGTTATTAATACCTCAATCACACAAGGTTCAGCACTAGCATTATTCTTTTGTTTCTCCTGAAAATGATCATCTAGTAGCTTCCGTAATTTGAAAAGTGTATCATCGCTGAGATCATCAATGTCAATCTCAAATTCATCTTCTCCACATTCCCTTCCACCAGAGCTATGCTCTCTCAAGAAATCAATTATATGCAAGGGAATTTCTCCTAACAGTGACTCCAGCTCTCTCCCTAGATTTAGCTTTTCTTCATCTGTCATTACACACTTGGAGGGAATGGGTGTTACTTCTTGGGGCCTAGAAGCAACTTTCATCTTTTTTAGAGGCATGTGCCTAACCGTCTCAGCATCTTCTCGAGGTCTAGATTTAGTTGGCAATGCATGACCATCACTTTTTGGCAGTTTCTTCTCAATAGCCTTCCATCTCATATCAAAATATGAATTGAGAACATCAGCCATAATGTGCACATCATTGCCAGGTGGGTTGTAAGTCATCGCATTAGAGAAAGTAAGCCTCACATCAGCAAGAAAATCCAATGGACTTGAATATGCTCCAGAAGATAACTTAGATTTCACCGTTCCCAAATCCATTGGGTGCTTGATAATTGTGAAATAATCGGGGAGATTTAATTTTACTACATCAACAGGAGTGTTAAATACCCAGGCATACTGGTGCGACATTACtcttttcaaaagttgttcacACTGTTTCATCAAAATTGCTGAAGTGCCATTTGGGGTGTTGGAAACAGATGCTTGCGCAGCAGGCCCAACTTTATCTGAAGCAACCCGACTGGATGCTTGCCCTTTCTTATggcttggaacattagatttctTCCATTGCCCTGAAGTCAGATTTGAGGTATTTTTAACGCATTCAGCTGACGGCCCATTGTGTACATTGCTACAGCTAAGAATGTCACTTGAAGATGAAACTGTAAAACTATGCGTTCTAAGCAATTCTACTTTCTTTCTGAGGGTCTGAATCTGTTGAAGTTCGTTCCTCAACCTGTAAACCAAGTCCTTCCTCTCAGACTGCAACAGGCTTGTCAAGGGAAGAACTTGGGTTGGAACTCGCAAACCTTCCCGGCTATCAGAACTAAAACTGACACATCTTCTCATTGGGGTGCTAGAAACTTCCGAAGCAGCAATCTCAGGGTCAATTCTTCCCGAGCTACCAGAACCCTCTGATTCACCGGCAGTGTGAAAGGAACTATTTCCATAGTATCTCTCCGGGTATCTAATATTCTTTTCCGTCCTCATATCCATCAATGTAAACCACAAGCTGGCTGCTTCACTAGCGCCCTGGATCAATTCTGCTTCTTCAGGACTACAGTCACTAACCGAACACGGACGTGATCATGCACCTCCACTGCAAACACGCCAAACCATTCAAGCTAAACCCTGAAGAAAGTAAAAACACCTAGAGCGAAAATTCCTTCTCCACTTAGCTGAACTCAATACCAACACTTTCTTTCATAAACTCACGAATAAAACCAACAAAAAGACAATAACAACATAAGGAAaagcatataaaaaaaaaatcacaccaatttcttttttttttttttttcaattctaaaAGAACTACTACAAGTCAATATTACAAATTACGAAAAGAGAAAACAGCAGATCACAACCCAATACTCTTCTCTTTACAAATAAACCAAGTACAACAAAAACCCCCAATATTTGACCATCTACAAACGGCcaattaaaagggaaaaaaaataccaaaattgAAAAAGCACACCACAACCCTAGGATGAATTACCCGTAGCCTGACAAACTTTCCAGTAAATCCCAACAGCTCCACGTAACAAAACTTCACGCACTGGATTGAATCGCAGTAACAACCCCACAACAACTGAAGAACATAGAAAAACCCAATCGAAGAGCGTAGATCAGAAGCCGCCACTGAACCCCAGAACTCGAAATCGAACTTCAAACAGAAAGAGAGGGTGTAAACAGAACATCCAAACCTTGAATCCTTGAGAACTTGCAGCAAAACAACAGCTATCGAAGTGGAAATCGAAGAtcgaagagaagaaaaaaagagaagcgCGTCGAAGACCtagagagagatagagagaaaagagaagagagagaaagtatGAAGCCGTCTCTCACTCTCTAGTCTACTATGCTAAAACGCAATGCCCGGGATTTTTCCACACGGGGTTGAGGGAAATGGACGGCTGAGATTGAAGCCACCGGTGGGTGGATTGGGTGATTGTAGCCGTTGGATGTGTGGATCCCAGTGGGGCGAAGGGGTTTTTTTAACTTATGCCAGTTGGTGAGAAAAGTAAGTGACGGTGGGAATACGATTGGTTTAAGCCCAGTGAATAAATGGAAATTGAATACGGAATTGAAAAATGTGACGTAGTATGATTGAGATAGATATAAACGTAAATCCGTGATTGGTGATGTTTACACTACATAGGCTGCCTATAAAGCTTTTGAACGACATGTCGTACCCTCAATGCccaacttttttatttttattctttatattaagaaaaatatcgatttacttctttaaattttagaaaattgcaTAGATTAAAACCATGAACTAATAATTGCATCAATTTAAACTAtgactttcataaatatatcaatttacagcatttttctaaatttaaactCTTAAATTTTAATACTGTTTTTACATTTGCTAGTTTGATTCTTAGAATGTATATCTCTTGTATTacaattatatctaaaaaaattgtcattttaatCTTGAATTGATAAGTGTTAATTCTCCAAAAAATTTTatctatacttttaaatttccaaaatttaatatatctatatctaccatttgtagtctatatatgtaactatagttataatgatgataataatataaGTACAAATGAGAAATAAATTTTTTGGACAATTTTACCCTTACATAACTTTATGATACCTAAATTAACCTTAAACATGAGACTCAcaaattaaatacttaaaactATCAAAAAGGAATATTAAAAGCCACAACtcacaaaattaaattcatCTCTCTTTCTCCTCCCTCTATCTCACGTAAAAGATggtattttccctttttttttcttcttttttttttgttgtgaaaaaataatttagattttattctaagttttttttttttggggaaaaaaagtAACTAAATAAAACTCTCCTACCATTTCTTAAAAGTTAAACCTCACCCAAAAGATATTAAAATACACACTCATGTATTGATAACCTCGTATAATGACCTTTCTTAAACTTTTGATGTTTTTCAAGTTTATTAACTATGCATAGACTTTTCATGTGCTTTTAAACTTTTGATCTTCTTCGAGTTTATAGCTATGCATAGATTGTCCATTTGCTCACTATAAATATGGATATTGCTAGGTTAGACTCAAGTAGAGTTcactatttttccttcattttttatttcaatttacaACTTGATTTTCCTTATTGTccttgttcgcacgagatttttAGAGAAACTTAATTCATGAAATTTGAgcttttgtatttgtattaattttagtgTAGCaaatacaatctctaatataaCAATTCTTTGaagctttcaaaataaactttaatctgtaagctggttgatcttcttggatgatggcctttgggtttgatgatcttcttggataatcggcctttgagcttattgatcttcttggatgatcgtccgttgggcttgatgatcttctgggatgatcgacctttggccttgttgatcttcttggatgatcgccCCTTAGGCTTGATggtcttcttagatgatcgacctttagacttgttgattttcttcaaTGATCGAcatttgggcttgatgatctttttggatgattagtgttcacacgaggcttccggagaaagttgtttgtggagttgaacttgagttggtgttgatgttgatgttaatttgatgcgatgtggttcgatctctagtacttgatcctctaattctctTCCGGTCGAATGTGTACACTTGATTTGAGGAATGCTTGTATCTCCGAAGTgatggaatacacaagcatgcaacgaAGCAAACAtaatccataagcactctaattacatttaatttgagttctaaagcatgttaTTTCTAGAAattcaaaagagggttttaagaaGAACATACATTTGATGATTTCTCCCAAATCCAAGCTACTCTTCAATCCAAATCgatagtgaaccaccaagagatcttctctactattctcggCCTTGAATTTAAGTGGTGGAACTCGAATATGAGTGAATTTTGGTGAAAGATATTGAGGGTTATTGTGAGGAAAAAGATGAAGTAGCAGAAACTCTCTTCAGCTCAAGAACCACACACTTCTTCAAATTTGTGACTTTTATATTTCTTCAGCAATGCAAGCATTCCCAGCCATCAAATAGCCAGCACCTACTTCAATTAAAGGTGGGATTTATGTATGCTTGTAGGAGGAACACCTCCTCCTCGAGGTGTTTGTGGCAAAACCCATATaatccaatttttccaattttccatttcaaaaattaataaaaaaatgatttaattaattcataattaatgaaatatcaaaatctagtttcttaaattgaatttaaaattacaaataaatttgaattttaattaattaattaatttaatatcaaatatcaaattaattacacattaaatttcaatcatgaatctcattcatgtaataaatatttaaatattataaactctccaatctcgtttaatttcaaatattataaattaaacgttaaataatttatcaaatataattgtaCAAACCCTAATTCGATTTTGAactttattcaaattcaaaccctaatttcaatttgaacatttcaaattgatatcattccaaattcactcaatttaacatcaaggtgttcatgttttacgagttagtagaggAACTTTATGGACTTAcatatcatgagctccaacgattaagattaattggctaaaactctttagaccaaattaatcggtattcattaactatcaagtcacaccactatagctcgatatttgcactttcctcactatagatatatttgtgtccacgtgatttaaccataactagtaagtcgatccttcataagTTGTTTGTGATAACGGTTGGGTCACAATATTGTTTTTCCTCGAtattacatcttgtttcttaagttcctactgatcctcgaatgagcaattggtttatgatctaatcactaaaccagatccctctcgggccagtgaaagggtggggccccttgtttaaggaCCGaatatcaatacttaagagaaacaacctttctccttTCCTAAATCGGCTAGGcgtgaattttatcttgcatcctatgttcccagctatctacccgtcttacccctaaaatgggaggcttattgaaccgGCACTATTGAGCtaactctcacccatgcaaatctaaggataaccccgaataaacaaaagttcatagttagttcaggattaaaatcgagttacctaagtcatctaagcaaaatagtcagtcttatacagtaaacagtgttataaagtaagagtgacttatttcttggtccgatcttatgaaaattcattgcataggacaccccactcctcatgtcaatacataaacgaatctggatcacttcgtttgtagtatcttacaacaacttgtaacagctacagagtgagccgcatccaatagtgttaccagaataaggtatccaaccttaatcatgtactattgaccattttggctatttacttgaactttgATTCATCTTTATGTgtttacataaagttcaagtattcatataatagtcatgaatcttagtttattggatttagactttatgaatgcaattaataaattcaacatctttattgaagaaatgttgaataacatcttattgataatagataatgtttaaattttatataaattgcgagttttaggacataaaacccaataatactctcacttagactaaaacttcagtggatcaatatatacaaatatatacaatgttgagttacacTGAGAGAACAAAacgtataaataaataaactagggcattagatacccataaatattctcccacttgccctagtgataaatatctcgtagacctagtcctactaggtcgcctcgaacactttagccgagaggacctttgtaaatggattagctaagttgtcttgtaaggctatctgcatgacgatcacgtctcctctgtgtacaatctccctgatgagatggtactttcgctcgATGTACTTCGTTTATGGCTTtaaggttcctttgaatttgcaactgctccagtgttgtcacaatagagggtgataggcaggtgcatattaggaactacttccatgTCAGTCAGAAACTTTCTGAgacatactgcttcttttgctatttcacttgcagctacatactcagcttccattgtggagtcagcaatacaactttgcttgatacttctcTACACAACAGCTCCTCCGTTCAGAATGAAAattgaccccgaagttgatttccaaTAATCAATATCGATTTAGAagtcaaaatcagtgtatccagtaaggaacagattcttagcaccatacacgagcatgtagtttctcgttctccaaagatactcgAGAATATTTTTAAtggtagtccaatgatcatgtccaggattggactgaaagcTGTTGACTATTATAatggcatagcatatatcgggacgagtacacaacattgcatacattaatctccctactgctgatgcatatggaatttgtttcatatcctcaatctctcgaggtgtcttagaactttgttccttagacagatgaattccatgtctgaaagatAACATTcatttcttagaattttgcattttatatctagacaacatcttgtctatataagatgcttgagataatgctaatgttctgttcttacgattccgaactatttggattcgaagaacatactatgcttctcccaaatctttcatttggaattgcgtagccaaccatctcttaacgttaGCTAGAAATTATACTTCATTTcttatgagtagaatatcatcagtaacagttttgttaacgattttcttgtaaatacaaggtttatcgacattttgttcaaagccataagatttgatcgcaatatcacatctcatattccaagatctaaatgcttgtttcaacccataaatggattgattaagtttgcaaaccttttgctcttgaccctgttcaataaactcttctggttgagacatatatatactctcttcaagatagtcattcagaaaggttgacttgacatccatttgccatattttataatcataaaatgtagctatggataagagtattctaattgattttatcatggcaaccggagagaaggtttcttcatagtcttcCCCCTCTCTTTGGATAAACtcttttgccactagtctagctttgtaggtctttaccttaccagcttgatcttgttttctcttgtagatccatttacaaccgatGGATTTTACCCCtccaggttgatctacaagatcctagacaaaaatgaaatatatagattccatttcaaggtccatgactttaatccattggtctttatccacatcattcattgcttgtttgaaagccaatggatcctctaaggcatcatttggtatgatgatttgagtttcaattaaacccatgtaccagtcaggctgttgcacaaccctcccactacgatgaggcattctcaactcttgaaaaggatgtgaagtaccagtttcatcaacaactcttgttgatgaaccTACTctgtcaacaactcttgttgatgcatttgtcgtttactaaacatttcttctattactagcttactgcgaggttgatgattcttcatgtggtcttcctccaggaaggttgcatttatTGATACATATACCTTGTCTTCCTGAGGATCGTAAAAGAAACCATCTttcgtttcttttgggtagcctataaataggcttACTTTTAAATGACGTTCcagctttttaggattttacaccaacacatgtgttgggcaaccccaaaatctgaagtgacgtaaatttcctttacttCCTCTCTAGCTCGTagggtgttttagaaacacttttcgagggaaccatgttcaaaatatacactgcagtttCAACTGCGTGTCCTtataaagaatttggtaactgagcataactcatcatggaacgaaccatgtccaataaggttctgtttctcctttctgtcACACCGTTTTGCTAAGTTGTGCCTGAGGCTGTGAGTTAAGacttgattccatgttctattaaatagttttgaaattctaaatccatatacaccacctcgatctgatcgaagtgtttttaatctttttacctaattggttttcaaccttagtcctatattctttgaacttttcaaatatttcagacttttggtgcatcaGGTAAATATGTCCATAcctagaatagtcatcaacaaagctgatgaaatattcataccctcctctagctctaacattcataagaccacaaaggtctgagggttctttggctctaagaccttttccaaaaaaaaatattttagccattttaccctcaagacaggattcacaaggtggtaatgaactgtcttcttaCTTATTTAGATAATCGCTCttaaccagtctctcaatcctgttgagatttatgtgacctagtctcaagtgccaaagataggaatTTGGAtaaactttccttttcttatgagtttcagcagttttaaacatctctatgttcaaaatga
This window contains:
- the LOC120086536 gene encoding transcription factor GTE9-like isoform X2, which gives rise to MDMRTEKNIRYPERYYGNSSFHTAGESEGSGSSGRIDPEIAASEVSSTPMRRCVSFSSDSREGLRVPTQVLPLTSLLQSERKDLVYRLRNELQQIQTLRKKVELLRTHSFTVSSSSDILSCSNVHNGPSAECVKNTSNLTSGQWKKSNVPSHKKGQASSRVASDKVGPAAQASVSNTPNGTSAILMKQCEQLLKRVMSHQYAWVFNTPVDVVKLNLPDYFTIIKHPMDLGTVKSKLSSGAYSSPLDFLADVRLTFSNAMTYNPPGNDVHIMADVLNSYFDMRWKAIEKKLPKSDGHALPTKSRPREDAETVRHMPLKKMKVASRPQEVTPIPSKCVMTDEEKLNLGRELESLLGEIPLHIIDFLREHSSGGRECGEDEFEIDIDDLSDDTLFKLRKLLDDHFQEKQKNNASAEPCVIEMLNDSGVSNSSMQPSKGSGPVDEDLNVGGHEAPVSSCAPMEIERSAMDAIHRNSKCTSSRNSKGDSGSSCSDNDSECDKAPIQVHEQVPETIGSEGPIIETTTSDEPFERNQSEGGYEQLEQISSKPCSTESDCNQDGNYVASEKPVSPERLYRAALLKNRFADTILRAKEKTMTQGDKGDPEKLRREREELELEQRKEKARLQAEAKAAQDAQRRAEAEAAAEARRKRELDREAARQALLQIEKTVIIDENSQFLEDLEMLRSAPTEQLASSGDETSPDHSQDHLGSFKFVGSNPLEQLGLFIKADEEDEEIEPNYVSNSIKDVEEGEID
- the LOC120086536 gene encoding transcription factor GTE9-like isoform X1, with amino-acid sequence MDMRTEKNIRYPERYYGNSSFHTAGESEGSGSSGRIDPEIAASEVSSTPMRRCVSFSSDSREGLRVPTQVLPLTSLLQSERKDLVYRLRNELQQIQTLRKKVELLRTHSFTVSSSSDILSCSNVHNGPSAECVKNTSNLTSGQWKKSNVPSHKKGQASSRVASDKVGPAAQASVSNTPNGTSAILMKQCEQLLKRVMSHQYAWVFNTPVDVVKLNLPDYFTIIKHPMDLGTVKSKLSSGAYSSPLDFLADVRLTFSNAMTYNPPGNDVHIMADVLNSYFDMRWKAIEKKLPKSDGHALPTKSRPREDAETVRHMPLKKMKVASRPQEVTPIPSKCVMTDEEKLNLGRELESLLGEIPLHIIDFLREHSSGGRECGEDEFEIDIDDLSDDTLFKLRKLLDDHFQEKQKNNASAEPCVIELQMLNDSGVSNSSMQPSKGSGPVDEDLNVGGHEAPVSSCAPMEIERSAMDAIHRNSKCTSSRNSKGDSGSSCSDNDSECDKAPIQVHEQVPETIGSEGPIIETTTSDEPFERNQSEGGYEQLEQISSKPCSTESDCNQDGNYVASEKPVSPERLYRAALLKNRFADTILRAKEKTMTQGDKGDPEKLRREREELELEQRKEKARLQAEAKAAQDAQRRAEAEAAAEARRKRELDREAARQALLQIEKTVIIDENSQFLEDLEMLRSAPTEQLASSGDETSPDHSQDHLGSFKFVGSNPLEQLGLFIKADEEDEEIEPNYVSNSIKDVEEGEID